Proteins encoded within one genomic window of Deinococcus depolymerans:
- a CDS encoding Glu/Leu/Phe/Val dehydrogenase, with translation MRASGLNWQGLMEQLQQALPHCEVTDQSLAYFKYPKRTVSVNLPVRMDDGSIRVFRGYRTVHSTSRGPSMGGVRLHAGVNAHECEVLAAIMTLKAAVADLPLGGAKGGVDVDPATLSPHELEGLMRRYTSELVELIGHREDILAPDIGTDAQTMAWMLDTYNENTGQTSNGVVVGKPLALGGSYGSKDARGRSAALVAARVLRENGESVERARVAVYGFGDGGRKAAQTLAAAGALIVAVSDQDGATYASGGLDLDALSAHREAHGTVRGFATDITADEVIELDVDVLMLAYDYGSVNAGNAHAVRARYVVETTNRAVLPEAERFLQGQNVTVIPDLIASIGGVVVNYLEWVQDASNFFWTEEEIESAIDVRVDAAVDAVLAFMRTRQTDMRTAAYALALNRLHNATVMRGLYP, from the coding sequence ATGCGGGCATCAGGACTCAACTGGCAGGGCCTCATGGAGCAACTCCAGCAGGCACTCCCCCACTGCGAGGTCACCGACCAGTCCCTCGCGTACTTCAAGTACCCCAAACGCACCGTCAGCGTGAACCTCCCGGTCCGCATGGACGACGGCAGCATCCGCGTGTTCCGCGGCTACCGCACCGTCCACAGCACCTCCCGCGGCCCCAGCATGGGCGGCGTGCGCCTGCACGCGGGCGTCAACGCCCACGAGTGCGAGGTCCTCGCCGCGATCATGACCCTCAAGGCCGCCGTGGCCGACCTGCCGCTCGGCGGGGCCAAGGGCGGCGTGGACGTGGACCCCGCGACCCTCAGCCCCCACGAACTCGAGGGCCTGATGCGCCGCTACACCAGCGAACTCGTGGAACTCATCGGCCACCGCGAGGACATCCTCGCGCCCGACATCGGCACCGACGCCCAGACCATGGCCTGGATGCTCGACACCTACAACGAGAACACCGGCCAGACCAGCAACGGCGTGGTCGTCGGCAAACCCCTGGCCCTGGGCGGCAGTTACGGCAGCAAGGACGCCCGCGGCCGCAGCGCCGCCCTGGTCGCCGCGCGCGTCCTGCGCGAGAACGGCGAGAGCGTCGAGCGCGCCCGCGTGGCCGTGTACGGCTTCGGGGACGGCGGACGCAAGGCCGCCCAGACCCTCGCGGCGGCCGGCGCGCTGATCGTCGCCGTGAGCGACCAGGACGGCGCCACCTACGCCAGCGGCGGCCTGGACCTTGACGCCCTCAGCGCCCACCGCGAGGCGCACGGTACGGTGCGCGGCTTCGCCACCGACATCACCGCCGACGAGGTCATCGAACTCGACGTGGACGTGCTGATGCTCGCCTACGACTACGGCAGCGTGAACGCCGGGAACGCCCACGCCGTCCGCGCCCGCTACGTCGTGGAGACCACCAACCGCGCCGTGCTGCCCGAGGCCGAACGCTTCCTGCAGGGGCAGAACGTCACCGTGATTCCCGACCTGATCGCCAGCATCGGCGGCGTGGTCGTCAACTACCTCGAGTGGGTGCAGGACGCCAGCAACTTCTTCTGGACCGAGGAGGAGATCGAGTCCGCCATCGACGTGCGCGTGGACGCCGCCGTGGACGCCGTGCTGGCCTTCATGCGCACCCGCCAGACCGACATGCGCACCGCCGCGTACGCCCTGGCCCTCAACCGCCTGCACAACGCGACCGTGATGCGCGGCCTGTACCCCTGA
- a CDS encoding Glu/Leu/Phe/Val dehydrogenase, with product MTATQDPAHQDPGHQPQKKYGAHDIPSYLDPNNLGPYEIYLEQVERVTPYLGKLAYWVETLKRPKRILVVDVPIHLDDGTVAHFEGYRVQHNTSRGPAKGGVRFHQDVTLSEVMALSAWMTVKNAAVNLPYGGGKGGIRIDPRKYSTGELERLTRRYTTEIGLIIGPEKDIPAPDVNTNPQTMAWMMDTYSMNVGRTATGVVTGKPVSLGGSLGRADATGRGVFVSGAEAMKKLGMPLEGARVAVQGFGNVGEAASRIFHEHGAKIVAIQDVTGTVYASAGIDPKAALEHLRRTGRITDLPGTEELKRDEFWDVDCDVMIPAALEKQITLENAGRIKARLIVEGANGPTIPAADDLLAERGVTVVPDVLANAGGVTVSYFEWVQDFSSFFWTEDEINKRLDRIMSEAFVSLWDVKERHGVTLRTAVYIVACTRVLEARALRGLYP from the coding sequence ATGACCGCCACCCAGGACCCCGCCCACCAGGACCCCGGCCACCAGCCCCAGAAGAAGTACGGGGCGCACGACATCCCCAGCTACCTCGACCCCAACAACCTCGGGCCGTACGAGATCTACCTCGAGCAGGTCGAGCGCGTCACGCCGTACCTGGGGAAACTCGCGTACTGGGTCGAGACCCTCAAGCGGCCCAAACGGATCCTGGTCGTGGACGTGCCCATCCACCTCGATGACGGCACGGTCGCGCACTTCGAGGGCTACCGCGTGCAGCACAACACCTCGCGCGGCCCCGCCAAGGGCGGCGTGCGTTTCCACCAGGACGTGACGCTCAGCGAGGTCATGGCGCTCTCGGCCTGGATGACCGTCAAGAACGCCGCCGTGAACCTCCCGTACGGCGGCGGCAAGGGCGGCATCCGCATCGACCCGCGCAAGTACTCCACGGGGGAACTCGAGCGCCTGACCCGCCGCTACACCACCGAGATCGGCCTGATCATCGGGCCGGAAAAGGACATTCCCGCCCCGGACGTGAACACCAACCCGCAGACCATGGCCTGGATGATGGACACGTACTCCATGAACGTGGGCCGCACCGCGACCGGCGTCGTGACCGGCAAGCCCGTGTCGCTGGGCGGCAGCCTGGGCCGCGCGGACGCCACCGGGCGCGGCGTGTTCGTCTCGGGCGCCGAGGCCATGAAGAAACTCGGCATGCCGCTCGAGGGCGCGCGGGTGGCCGTGCAGGGCTTCGGGAACGTGGGCGAGGCCGCCTCCCGTATCTTCCATGAGCACGGCGCGAAGATCGTCGCCATTCAGGACGTGACCGGCACCGTGTACGCCAGCGCCGGCATCGACCCGAAAGCGGCGCTGGAGCACCTGCGCCGCACGGGCCGCATCACCGACCTGCCCGGCACCGAGGAACTGAAACGCGACGAGTTCTGGGACGTGGACTGCGACGTGATGATTCCCGCCGCCCTGGAAAAGCAGATCACGCTCGAGAACGCCGGACGCATCAAGGCCCGCCTGATCGTCGAGGGTGCCAACGGCCCCACCATCCCCGCCGCCGACGACCTGCTCGCCGAGCGTGGCGTGACCGTCGTGCCGGACGTGCTGGCGAACGCGGGCGGCGTGACCGTGTCGTACTTCGAGTGGGTGCAGGACTTCAGCTCGTTCTTCTGGACCGAAGACGAGATCAACAAACGCCTCGACCGCATCATGAGCGAGGCCTTCGTGAGCCTCTGGGACGTGAAGGAACGCCACGGCGTGACCCTGCGCACCGCGGTGTACATCGTCGCCTGCACCCGCGTCCTCGAAGCGCGCGCGCTGCGCGGCCTGTACCCGTAA
- a CDS encoding amino acid transporter gives MPSTPPRSLTRRFSRWILQQDDRPQQEGFYEAEGEVRAHERKHPWWQVMCLTGVDYFSTLGYQPGIAALAAGAVSPFATLVLVLVTLFGALPMYRRVAEDSPHGDGSISMLERLLSYWPSKFLVLSLIGFVATGFIITITLSAADASAHLIENPFLKAALEGHQVGVTLLLLTLLGAVFLKGFKEAIGIAVVLVVAYLLLSAVVIGRGAQEILAQPGLVQHWLGALQAGFPSPLALIGAALLVFPKLALGLSGFETGVVVMPLIEGDPGDTEEKPTGRIRNGQKLLTTAALLMSAFLIASSLVTTLLIPAASFQPGGEANGRALAFLAHRYLGEWFGTAYDVSTILILWFAGASAMAGLLNIVPRYLPRYGMAPEWTRLHRPLVLIYLLIACVVTVAFRANVDAQAAAYATGVLAMMTSAAVAVALTAVRRQQPRRAWAFGLISAIFVYTSAVTILSNPQGLLIALLFIVMILAVGISSRVSRSFELRVSQVQFDDAAIEVLKTHPIRPLRFVSHHPGRASEAEYSKQELRVRQMVHLPEDEPFLFLEVEVDDASEFTDVVEVTGLNVGPYSVLKARGSSIPNTIAAVMLHLRKQGAPPQVYMRWTEESPLQLALDFVIGGRGDVPPLTREILRRAEPDRDRRPIVHVGG, from the coding sequence ATGCCCTCCACGCCGCCCCGGTCCCTGACCCGACGTTTCTCCCGCTGGATTCTTCAACAGGACGACCGTCCGCAGCAGGAGGGCTTCTACGAGGCCGAGGGCGAGGTCAGGGCGCACGAACGCAAGCACCCCTGGTGGCAGGTCATGTGCCTGACCGGCGTGGATTACTTCTCCACGCTGGGCTACCAGCCGGGCATCGCCGCGCTGGCGGCGGGGGCGGTGTCACCCTTCGCCACCCTGGTGCTGGTGCTGGTCACGCTGTTCGGGGCGCTGCCGATGTACCGCCGCGTCGCGGAGGACAGCCCCCACGGGGACGGGTCGATCAGCATGCTGGAGCGGCTGCTGTCGTACTGGCCGAGCAAGTTCCTGGTGCTGTCCCTGATCGGCTTCGTGGCGACGGGCTTCATCATCACGATCACGCTGTCCGCCGCGGACGCCTCGGCGCACCTGATCGAGAACCCCTTCCTGAAGGCGGCGCTCGAAGGCCACCAGGTGGGCGTGACCCTGCTGCTGCTGACGCTGCTCGGCGCGGTGTTCCTCAAGGGCTTCAAGGAGGCCATCGGGATCGCGGTCGTGCTGGTCGTCGCCTACCTGCTGCTGAGCGCCGTGGTGATCGGCCGGGGCGCGCAGGAGATCCTGGCGCAGCCGGGGCTGGTGCAGCACTGGCTGGGCGCCCTGCAGGCCGGCTTCCCTTCACCGCTGGCCCTGATCGGCGCGGCGCTGCTGGTCTTCCCGAAACTGGCGCTGGGCCTGTCCGGCTTCGAGACCGGCGTGGTCGTCATGCCCCTGATCGAGGGCGACCCGGGGGACACCGAGGAGAAACCCACCGGCCGCATCCGCAACGGGCAGAAGCTGCTGACCACCGCCGCGCTGCTCATGAGTGCCTTCCTGATCGCCAGCAGCCTGGTCACCACCCTGCTGATCCCGGCGGCGTCCTTCCAGCCGGGCGGCGAGGCGAACGGCCGCGCCCTGGCGTTCCTGGCGCACCGGTACCTGGGCGAGTGGTTCGGCACGGCCTACGACGTGTCCACCATCCTGATCCTGTGGTTCGCGGGCGCGTCGGCCATGGCGGGCCTGCTGAACATCGTGCCGCGCTACCTGCCCCGCTACGGCATGGCCCCCGAGTGGACGCGGCTGCACCGTCCGCTGGTCCTGATCTACCTGCTGATCGCGTGCGTGGTGACCGTGGCCTTCCGCGCCAACGTGGACGCCCAGGCCGCCGCGTACGCAACCGGCGTGCTGGCCATGATGACCTCGGCGGCCGTCGCGGTCGCCCTGACCGCCGTCCGGCGGCAGCAGCCGCGCCGCGCCTGGGCGTTCGGGCTGATCAGCGCGATCTTCGTGTACACCAGCGCCGTGACGATCCTCAGCAACCCGCAGGGCCTGCTGATCGCGCTGCTGTTCATCGTGATGATCCTCGCGGTGGGCATCAGTTCCCGCGTGTCGCGGTCCTTCGAGCTGCGGGTCAGTCAGGTGCAGTTCGACGACGCGGCCATCGAGGTCCTGAAGACCCACCCGATCCGGCCGCTGCGCTTCGTGAGTCACCATCCGGGACGCGCCAGCGAGGCCGAGTACAGCAAGCAGGAACTGCGCGTCCGGCAGATGGTGCACCTGCCCGAGGACGAACCGTTCCTGTTCCTGGAGGTCGAGGTGGACGACGCGAGCGAGTTCACGGACGTGGTCGAGGTCACCGGTCTGAACGTGGGTCCGTACTCGGTCCTGAAGGCGCGCGGTTCCAGCATCCCGAACACCATCGCCGCCGTGATGCTGCACCTGCGCAAGCAGGGCGCCCCCCCGCAGGTGTACATGCGCTGGACCGAGGAGAGCCCCCTGCAACTGGCGCTGGACTTCGTGATCGGCGGGCGCGGCGACGTGCCGCCCCTGACCCGCGAGATCCTGCGCCGCGCCGAACCGGACCGTGACCGGCGGCCCATCGTGCACGTCGGCGGCTGA
- the panB gene encoding 3-methyl-2-oxobutanoate hydroxymethyltransferase — protein MKRSIPELQHSAAPLVMVTAYDYPGGRHAEAAGVDLILVGDSLGNVVLGYDSTAPVTLGDMIHHARAVRRGAPGTFMVVDLPFGTYHTGVQDAMRSAVKVIQETGADAIKMEGATPEILQVVQTLTRNGIPVMGHVGLMPQTATAQGGLRVQGKDDGTARATLEGAVALEAAGAFSVVLEAIPARLANLISERLHVPTIGIGAGVGCDGQVLVTHDLLGVYEGDEKKIAKRYAEIGRLSREAIEAYAAEVRGRHFPTKENSFVMKDDVLGKLY, from the coding sequence ATGAAACGCAGCATTCCGGAGTTGCAGCACTCCGCCGCGCCACTGGTGATGGTTACCGCCTACGATTACCCCGGCGGGCGGCACGCCGAGGCGGCCGGCGTGGACCTGATCCTGGTGGGCGACAGCCTGGGCAACGTGGTGCTGGGCTACGACAGCACCGCGCCGGTCACGCTGGGTGACATGATCCACCACGCCCGCGCGGTGCGGCGCGGCGCGCCCGGCACGTTCATGGTCGTGGACCTGCCGTTCGGCACGTACCATACCGGCGTGCAGGACGCCATGCGCAGCGCCGTCAAGGTCATCCAGGAGACCGGCGCGGACGCCATCAAGATGGAGGGCGCCACGCCCGAGATCCTGCAGGTCGTGCAGACCCTGACCCGCAACGGCATTCCCGTGATGGGCCACGTGGGCCTGATGCCGCAGACCGCGACCGCCCAGGGCGGCCTGCGCGTGCAGGGCAAGGACGACGGAACGGCCCGCGCGACCCTGGAGGGCGCCGTGGCGCTGGAGGCCGCCGGGGCGTTCAGCGTGGTGCTGGAAGCCATTCCGGCGCGGCTGGCGAACCTGATCAGCGAGCGGCTGCACGTGCCCACCATCGGGATCGGGGCGGGCGTCGGCTGCGACGGGCAGGTGCTCGTCACGCACGACCTGCTGGGCGTGTACGAGGGTGACGAGAAGAAGATCGCCAAACGCTACGCCGAGATCGGCCGCCTCTCCCGCGAGGCGATCGAGGCCTACGCCGCCGAGGTGCGCGGGCGGCACTTTCCCACGAAGGAGAACTCCTTCGTCATGAAGGACGACGTGCTGGGCAAACTGTACTGA
- a CDS encoding MFS transporter codes for MKSSPAPTPPTNVLHLPEFRAMLLAAVTSTLAGRAVALTVAYQLYQLTKDPLTLGILGLVEAIPALSLALLGGVVADRNDRRRILLATIGAEVLCAVLFTLYAPHAAQHGIWPLLTLIFTLGVARGFSDPALPAFQAQVVPRELLLRASAWRSSAWQAAAIIGPALGGVLYASVGPAGAYAFAAALLGVSLACVAYVKPKPRPAFTPGEPFLDSVRAGLAFVLGRQVLVGSMALDLFSVLFGGAVALLPVFASDILRVGPTGLGVLVAAPSVGALAVMLYATRRPPGVGAGRTLLLAVAGFGVCMLVFGLSQNFALSVAALVAAGLFDGISMVIRSATLQLKTPDHMRGRVNAVSGMFIGASNELGAFESGVAARLLGTGRSVWVGGVVTLIVVAVTATLAPELRAMNLADLED; via the coding sequence GTGAAGTCCTCGCCCGCCCCCACCCCGCCCACCAACGTGCTGCACCTGCCGGAATTCCGCGCCATGCTGCTCGCCGCCGTGACCAGCACCCTGGCAGGCCGCGCCGTCGCCCTGACCGTCGCGTACCAGCTGTACCAGCTGACGAAAGACCCCCTGACGCTGGGCATCCTGGGACTGGTCGAGGCGATTCCCGCCCTGAGCCTCGCGCTGCTGGGCGGCGTGGTCGCCGACCGCAACGACCGCCGCCGCATCCTGCTCGCCACCATCGGCGCCGAGGTCCTGTGCGCCGTCCTGTTCACGCTGTACGCCCCGCACGCCGCGCAGCACGGCATCTGGCCGCTGCTGACCCTGATCTTCACGCTGGGGGTGGCGCGCGGCTTTTCCGACCCGGCCCTCCCGGCCTTCCAGGCGCAGGTCGTGCCGCGTGAACTGCTGCTGCGGGCCAGCGCGTGGCGGTCCAGTGCGTGGCAGGCCGCCGCGATCATCGGCCCGGCGCTGGGCGGCGTGCTGTACGCCTCGGTCGGGCCGGCCGGGGCGTACGCCTTCGCGGCCGCGCTGCTGGGCGTCTCGCTGGCGTGCGTGGCGTACGTGAAACCCAAGCCCCGCCCGGCCTTCACGCCCGGCGAACCGTTCCTGGACAGCGTCAGGGCCGGACTGGCCTTCGTGCTGGGACGGCAGGTGCTGGTGGGCAGCATGGCCCTGGACCTGTTCAGCGTGCTGTTCGGCGGCGCGGTCGCGCTGCTGCCGGTGTTCGCCAGCGACATCCTGCGGGTCGGGCCGACCGGGCTGGGCGTGCTGGTCGCCGCGCCCAGCGTGGGCGCCCTGGCCGTCATGCTGTACGCCACGCGCCGCCCGCCCGGCGTGGGTGCCGGGCGCACCCTGCTGCTGGCCGTGGCGGGCTTCGGCGTGTGCATGCTGGTGTTCGGCCTGTCGCAGAACTTCGCGCTCAGCGTGGCGGCGCTGGTCGCTGCCGGGCTGTTCGACGGGATCAGCATGGTCATCCGCAGCGCCACCCTGCAACTGAAAACCCCGGATCACATGCGCGGCCGCGTGAACGCCGTCAGCGGCATGTTCATCGGGGCCAGTAACGAACTCGGCGCGTTCGAGAGCGGCGTCGCCGCCCGCCTGCTCGGCACGGGCCGCAGCGTCTGGGTGGGCGGCGTGGTCACGCTGATCGTCGTGGCCGTCACGGCCACCCTGGCCCCGGAACTGCGCGCCATGAACCTCGCGGACCTCGAGGACTGA
- a CDS encoding DUF420 domain-containing protein, translated as MAETINQWAVITIVLSGLALCVGVYLIRRGMREAHMRAMIVATSLATIFLVLYLTRLGLGYEKKYAGPGEWRAAYFALLISHIILAAANLPLAVGALWNAVKGLRAAGNLGNIDAPAARGYFNRHRAWVRWTVPVWLYVAVTGWIIYLVLHRYGEVIKGA; from the coding sequence ATGGCGGAAACGATCAACCAGTGGGCGGTCATCACGATCGTCCTGAGCGGCCTGGCCCTGTGCGTGGGCGTGTACCTCATCCGGCGCGGCATGCGTGAAGCGCACATGCGCGCCATGATCGTCGCCACGTCCCTGGCGACCATCTTCCTGGTGCTGTACCTGACCCGCCTGGGCCTGGGCTACGAGAAGAAGTACGCGGGCCCAGGCGAGTGGCGCGCGGCGTACTTCGCGCTGCTGATCAGCCACATCATCCTGGCCGCCGCGAACCTGCCGCTGGCCGTGGGTGCCCTGTGGAACGCCGTCAAGGGCCTGCGGGCCGCCGGGAACCTGGGCAACATCGACGCTCCGGCGGCGCGCGGGTACTTCAACAGGCACCGCGCCTGGGTGCGCTGGACGGTGCCGGTGTGGCTGTACGTGGCCGTGACCGGCTGGATCATCTACCTCGTGCTGCACAGGTACGGCGAGGTCATCAAGGGCGCGTAG
- a CDS encoding COX15/CtaA family protein, which produces MSGTLTVPRAAAGAWLPRLAWAALIYNVLVILWGAVVRITGAGAGCGDHWPLCNGVVVPQSPTLHTVIEFSHRLTSGASGLLAIALVLLAFRSTGRGHPARLGAALSLGLIILEGLVGGVQVLLGLTAQSTDPARGFVQGVHLANTFLLLGALLLTALWASGAPGLRLRRQGLVGAWSYVGLGLLLVLGMAGAVTALGDLLFLPADGSTPIETVKRDFAVTASVIENLRVVHPMLAVLTSAFLVWLGVFLRRERPGAETNRWSAAVWALLGAQMVAGFANVALKAPGWMQLTHLLLACALWLATVMLVYRALSALRVQPRAADRGAPLPGQDRSREVNV; this is translated from the coding sequence ATGAGTGGAACGCTGACAGTTCCCCGCGCGGCTGCGGGCGCTTGGCTCCCCCGGCTGGCCTGGGCGGCGCTGATCTACAACGTGCTGGTGATCCTGTGGGGCGCGGTCGTGCGCATCACGGGGGCCGGGGCCGGGTGCGGGGACCACTGGCCGCTGTGTAACGGCGTGGTCGTCCCGCAGAGTCCGACGCTGCACACGGTCATCGAGTTCAGTCACCGCCTGACCAGTGGCGCCAGCGGCCTGCTGGCGATCGCGCTGGTCCTGCTGGCGTTCCGGTCCACCGGGCGCGGCCACCCGGCGCGCCTCGGGGCCGCGCTGAGCCTGGGCCTGATCATCCTGGAGGGCCTGGTGGGCGGCGTGCAGGTGCTGCTGGGCCTGACCGCCCAGAGCACCGACCCGGCGCGCGGCTTCGTGCAGGGCGTTCACCTGGCGAACACGTTCCTGCTGCTGGGCGCGCTGCTGCTCACGGCGCTGTGGGCGTCCGGCGCGCCGGGCCTGCGGCTGCGGCGGCAGGGACTGGTGGGCGCCTGGAGTTACGTGGGCCTGGGCCTGCTGCTGGTGCTGGGCATGGCGGGCGCGGTCACGGCGCTGGGCGACCTGCTGTTCCTCCCGGCGGACGGCAGCACGCCCATCGAGACGGTCAAGCGGGACTTCGCGGTGACAGCCAGCGTGATCGAGAACCTGCGGGTCGTGCACCCCATGCTGGCCGTGCTGACCAGCGCGTTCCTGGTGTGGCTGGGCGTGTTCCTGCGCCGCGAGCGGCCGGGCGCCGAGACGAACCGCTGGAGCGCGGCCGTGTGGGCGCTGCTGGGCGCGCAGATGGTGGCGGGCTTCGCGAACGTCGCCCTGAAAGCGCCGGGCTGGATGCAGCTGACACACCTGCTGCTGGCGTGCGCGCTGTGGCTGGCGACAGTTATGCTGGTGTACCGCGCCCTGAGTGCGCTGCGGGTGCAGCCCCGCGCGGCGGACCGGGGCGCCCCGCTGCCGGGACAGGACCGATCAAGGGAAGTGAACGTATGA
- a CDS encoding heme o synthase: MTTETIPANAGAPRARATWRDYLALTKPKVISLLLWTTVTAMFMAERGWPGLWLLLVVSVAGYASAGSAGVFNMIIDRDIDLKMARTAQRPTSSGLISTRSAALFGATLQVASFVMLWVWATPLAAWMSLAGFVTYVVVYTQLLKRNTWHNIVLGGAAGCFPPLVGWAAVTGDLNLFAWFLFAIIFFWTPVHFWALALMIKDEYREVGIPMLPVVHGDKLTVAQIGLYAIYTVVLSVMPVFFREVGAIYFVAAAGLGGWLLVLSWRLYRHVMAGNKVERRVAVPLYLYSMLYLALLFVAGAADRMVFAHLL; the protein is encoded by the coding sequence ATGACGACCGAAACCATCCCGGCGAACGCCGGAGCCCCACGGGCCCGCGCCACGTGGCGTGATTACCTCGCGCTGACCAAACCGAAGGTCATCAGCCTGCTGCTGTGGACGACCGTGACGGCCATGTTCATGGCCGAGCGCGGCTGGCCGGGCCTGTGGCTGCTGCTGGTCGTGAGTGTCGCGGGGTACGCCTCGGCCGGGTCGGCGGGCGTGTTCAACATGATCATCGACCGGGACATCGACCTGAAGATGGCCCGCACCGCCCAGCGGCCCACCAGCAGCGGCCTGATCAGCACGCGCAGCGCCGCGCTCTTCGGCGCCACGCTGCAGGTCGCGTCGTTCGTGATGCTGTGGGTGTGGGCCACGCCGCTGGCCGCCTGGATGAGCCTGGCGGGCTTCGTGACGTACGTGGTGGTGTACACGCAACTGCTCAAGCGCAACACCTGGCACAACATCGTGCTGGGCGGCGCGGCCGGCTGCTTCCCGCCGCTGGTGGGCTGGGCGGCCGTGACGGGCGACCTGAACCTGTTCGCGTGGTTCCTGTTCGCGATCATCTTCTTCTGGACGCCCGTGCATTTCTGGGCGCTGGCCCTGATGATCAAGGACGAGTACCGCGAGGTCGGGATTCCCATGCTGCCCGTCGTGCACGGCGACAAACTGACGGTCGCGCAGATCGGCCTGTACGCCATCTACACGGTGGTGCTGTCGGTGATGCCGGTGTTCTTCCGCGAGGTCGGGGCGATCTACTTCGTGGCGGCGGCCGGGCTGGGCGGGTGGCTGCTGGTGCTGTCGTGGCGGCTGTACCGGCACGTGATGGCCGGGAACAAGGTCGAGCGGCGCGTGGCGGTGCCGCTGTACCTGTACTCGATGCTGTACCTGGCGCTGCTGTTCGTGGCGGGCGCCGCCGACCGGATGGTGTTCGCGCACCTGCTCTAA
- the coxB gene encoding cytochrome c oxidase subunit II → MKLNTTKHRHSGTRRRPITRPIAAALGATLLTGCQQANQSLFIGDMSSAYNREIWWMSVWAIVLSIIIFVGVSYALFYTVQKFREDKHDAPPAQFHGNNRLEVILVAVPVVIVFGLSILTVRSMAILNPTPEQATKIDVLGKQFWWNFAYPETTSDAGGVVSNGNELIIPTKQPVALTVTSGDVIHGFWAPNIGGQRAAMPSVKKTWQVDTERTGAYQGNCSQLCGASHANMRYKVVALDQARYDATLAAMKAYRAPEPAPGSAEARGYALFMQGKPSTQAAACAACHRVQGTPAAGVQGPDLSFFGTRRTLGAGMWEAMTAAQWAEPKAAAELHAWIKHSPRVKPGSLMPTYDGSEYLSKGQKVKGGTLTDAEIDDIAAYLRSLKLPEEADYWRGTPVIGANASGGTQ, encoded by the coding sequence GTGAAGTTGAACACCACCAAACACCGCCACAGCGGCACACGGAGGCGACCCATCACGCGGCCCATCGCGGCGGCGCTGGGCGCCACACTGCTCACCGGCTGTCAGCAGGCCAACCAGTCCCTGTTCATCGGGGACATGTCGTCTGCCTACAACCGCGAAATCTGGTGGATGAGCGTCTGGGCGATTGTCCTGTCGATCATCATCTTCGTCGGCGTGTCCTACGCGCTGTTCTACACCGTGCAGAAGTTCCGCGAGGACAAGCACGACGCGCCCCCCGCGCAGTTCCACGGGAACAACCGCCTGGAGGTCATCCTGGTGGCCGTCCCGGTCGTGATCGTGTTCGGCCTGAGCATCCTGACGGTCCGTTCCATGGCGATCCTGAACCCCACGCCGGAACAGGCCACCAAGATCGACGTGCTGGGCAAGCAGTTCTGGTGGAACTTCGCGTACCCCGAAACGACCAGTGACGCGGGCGGCGTGGTCAGCAACGGCAACGAGCTGATCATCCCCACCAAGCAGCCGGTCGCGCTGACCGTCACCAGCGGTGACGTCATCCACGGCTTCTGGGCACCGAACATCGGCGGTCAGCGCGCCGCGATGCCCAGCGTGAAGAAGACCTGGCAGGTCGACACCGAGCGGACCGGCGCCTACCAGGGCAACTGCTCGCAGCTGTGCGGGGCCAGCCACGCCAACATGCGCTACAAGGTCGTCGCACTCGACCAGGCCCGCTACGACGCGACCCTGGCCGCCATGAAGGCCTACCGCGCCCCCGAACCCGCCCCCGGCAGCGCCGAGGCGCGCGGCTACGCGCTGTTCATGCAGGGCAAGCCCAGCACCCAGGCCGCAGCCTGCGCCGCCTGCCACCGCGTGCAGGGCACCCCCGCCGCCGGCGTGCAGGGCCCCGACCTGAGCTTCTTCGGTACGCGCCGCACCCTGGGTGCCGGCATGTGGGAAGCCATGACCGCCGCGCAGTGGGCGGAACCCAAGGCCGCCGCTGAACTGCACGCCTGGATCAAGCACAGCCCCCGCGTCAAGCCGGGCAGCCTGATGCCCACCTACGACGGCAGCGAGTACCTCAGCAAGGGCCAGAAGGTCAAGGGCGGCACCCTGACCGACGCCGAGATCGACGACATCGCCGCGTACCTGCGCAGCCTGAAACTGCCCGAGGAAGCGGACTACTGGCGCGGCACGCCGGTCATCGGCGCGAACGCCAGCGGAGGCACCCAGTGA